In Phyllopteryx taeniolatus isolate TA_2022b chromosome 8, UOR_Ptae_1.2, whole genome shotgun sequence, one genomic interval encodes:
- the kctd14 gene encoding SH3KBP1-binding protein 1 isoform X3, with amino-acid sequence MSQAGYKTVEEHSGRMSPRLALVHLNVGGERFCTSVGTLTKFPESKLAEWFSGPPKLPKDSQGHYFLDRDGEHFGAVLEFLRSERVPVCNIPQVHKESVRYNITALTKRLEESPELFGEMVGRQQFLARVPHYKENIEETDPLLPRSLARWLAAENRSILSDSRKCFPSSSGKRMTSSLFQETDHFLLPPGNRPFFFPSQETDDLLFNHGERSVPPSFPGFASRKKEITPFFPHWKATPRLPFPG; translated from the exons atgagcCAAGCCGGCTACAAAACCGTCGAGGAACATTCTGGACGAATGTCGCCA CGCTTGGCCCTGGTCCACTTAAACGTGGGCGGCGAAAGGTTCTGCACCAGCGTCGGCACGCTCACGAAGTTCCCCGAGTCCAAGCTGGCCGAATGGTTCAGCGGACCCCCGAAACTCCCCAAGGACTCGCAGGGACATTACTTCCTGGACCGCGACGGCGAACACTTTGGGGCCGTCCTGGAGTTCCTCAGGTCCGAGCGAGTGCCCGTCTGCAATATTCCGCAG GTTCACAAGGAGTCGGTGCGCTACAACATCACGGCGCTGACCAAGCGTTTGGAGGAGAGTCCCGAGCTGTTTGGCGAGATGGTGGGCAGGCAGCAGTTCCTGGCCAGGGTTCCGCACTACAAGGAGAACATCGAG GAAACGGATCCGTTGCtccctcgctcgctcgctcgctggcTAGCTGCAGAAAATAGATCGATTCTTTCCGACTCTCGGAAATGCTTCCCTTCTTCCTCTGGCAAACGGATGACTTCATCCCTTTTCCAGGAAACGGATCACTTCCTTCTACCTCCTGGGAATAGACCATTCTTTTTTCCCTCCCAGGAAACAGATGACCTCCTTTTTAATCATGGAGAGAGATCAGTTCCTCCTTCCTTTCCAGGTTTTGCAAGTCGCAA AAAAGAGATCACTCCCTTCTTCCCTCACTGGAAAGCAACTCCTCGTCTTCCTTTTCCAGGCTAA
- the kctd14 gene encoding SH3KBP1-binding protein 1 isoform X4, translated as MSQAGYKTVEEHSGRMSPRLALVHLNVGGERFCTSVGTLTKFPESKLAEWFSGPPKLPKDSQGHYFLDRDGEHFGAVLEFLRSERVPVCNIPQVHKESVRYNITALTKRLEESPELFGEMVGRQQFLARVPHYKENIEETDPLLPRSLARWLAAENRSILSDSRKCFPSSSGKRMTSSLFQETDHFLLPPGNRPFFFPSQETDDLLFNHGERSVPPSFPGFASRKRRRRRRRERVRAKDGGNG; from the exons atgagcCAAGCCGGCTACAAAACCGTCGAGGAACATTCTGGACGAATGTCGCCA CGCTTGGCCCTGGTCCACTTAAACGTGGGCGGCGAAAGGTTCTGCACCAGCGTCGGCACGCTCACGAAGTTCCCCGAGTCCAAGCTGGCCGAATGGTTCAGCGGACCCCCGAAACTCCCCAAGGACTCGCAGGGACATTACTTCCTGGACCGCGACGGCGAACACTTTGGGGCCGTCCTGGAGTTCCTCAGGTCCGAGCGAGTGCCCGTCTGCAATATTCCGCAG GTTCACAAGGAGTCGGTGCGCTACAACATCACGGCGCTGACCAAGCGTTTGGAGGAGAGTCCCGAGCTGTTTGGCGAGATGGTGGGCAGGCAGCAGTTCCTGGCCAGGGTTCCGCACTACAAGGAGAACATCGAG GAAACGGATCCGTTGCtccctcgctcgctcgctcgctggcTAGCTGCAGAAAATAGATCGATTCTTTCCGACTCTCGGAAATGCTTCCCTTCTTCCTCTGGCAAACGGATGACTTCATCCCTTTTCCAGGAAACGGATCACTTCCTTCTACCTCCTGGGAATAGACCATTCTTTTTTCCCTCCCAGGAAACAGATGACCTCCTTTTTAATCATGGAGAGAGATCAGTTCCTCCTTCCTTTCCAGGTTTTGCAAGTCGCAA aagaagaagaagaagaagaagagagagagtCAGGGCCAAGGATGGCG GGAACGGATGA
- the kctd14 gene encoding uncharacterized protein kctd14 isoform X2, translated as MSQAGYKTVEEHSGRMSPRLALVHLNVGGERFCTSVGTLTKFPESKLAEWFSGPPKLPKDSQGHYFLDRDGEHFGAVLEFLRSERVPVCNIPQVHKESVRYNITALTKRLEESPELFGEMVGRQQFLARVPHYKENIEETDPLLPRSLARWLAAENRSILSDSRKCFPSSSGKRMTSSLFQETDHFLLPPGNRPFFFPSQETDDLLFNHGERSVPPSFPGFASRKERMTSFLASLPSSSRKEITPFFPHWKATPRLPFPG; from the exons atgagcCAAGCCGGCTACAAAACCGTCGAGGAACATTCTGGACGAATGTCGCCA CGCTTGGCCCTGGTCCACTTAAACGTGGGCGGCGAAAGGTTCTGCACCAGCGTCGGCACGCTCACGAAGTTCCCCGAGTCCAAGCTGGCCGAATGGTTCAGCGGACCCCCGAAACTCCCCAAGGACTCGCAGGGACATTACTTCCTGGACCGCGACGGCGAACACTTTGGGGCCGTCCTGGAGTTCCTCAGGTCCGAGCGAGTGCCCGTCTGCAATATTCCGCAG GTTCACAAGGAGTCGGTGCGCTACAACATCACGGCGCTGACCAAGCGTTTGGAGGAGAGTCCCGAGCTGTTTGGCGAGATGGTGGGCAGGCAGCAGTTCCTGGCCAGGGTTCCGCACTACAAGGAGAACATCGAG GAAACGGATCCGTTGCtccctcgctcgctcgctcgctggcTAGCTGCAGAAAATAGATCGATTCTTTCCGACTCTCGGAAATGCTTCCCTTCTTCCTCTGGCAAACGGATGACTTCATCCCTTTTCCAGGAAACGGATCACTTCCTTCTACCTCCTGGGAATAGACCATTCTTTTTTCCCTCCCAGGAAACAGATGACCTCCTTTTTAATCATGGAGAGAGATCAGTTCCTCCTTCCTTTCCAGGTTTTGCAAGTCGCAA GGAACGGATGACCTCATTTCTTGCGTCACTTCCTTCTTCTTCCAGAAAAGAGATCACTCCCTTCTTCCCTCACTGGAAAGCAACTCCTCGTCTTCCTTTTCCAGGCTAA
- the kctd14 gene encoding uncharacterized protein kctd14 isoform X1: MSQAGYKTVEEHSGRMSPRLALVHLNVGGERFCTSVGTLTKFPESKLAEWFSGPPKLPKDSQGHYFLDRDGEHFGAVLEFLRSERVPVCNIPQVHKESVRYNITALTKRLEESPELFGEMVGRQQFLARVPHYKENIEETDPLLPRSLARWLAAENRSILSDSRKCFPSSSGKRMTSSLFQETDHFLLPPGNRPFFFPSQETDDLLFNHGERSVPPSFPGFASRKRRRRRRRERVRAKDGEKRSLPSSLTGKQLLVFLFQAKWITRFLVQEKDHFLVPPRQERENGRFFVRETDPFFCSNRKQMSSSRRGEY; the protein is encoded by the exons atgagcCAAGCCGGCTACAAAACCGTCGAGGAACATTCTGGACGAATGTCGCCA CGCTTGGCCCTGGTCCACTTAAACGTGGGCGGCGAAAGGTTCTGCACCAGCGTCGGCACGCTCACGAAGTTCCCCGAGTCCAAGCTGGCCGAATGGTTCAGCGGACCCCCGAAACTCCCCAAGGACTCGCAGGGACATTACTTCCTGGACCGCGACGGCGAACACTTTGGGGCCGTCCTGGAGTTCCTCAGGTCCGAGCGAGTGCCCGTCTGCAATATTCCGCAG GTTCACAAGGAGTCGGTGCGCTACAACATCACGGCGCTGACCAAGCGTTTGGAGGAGAGTCCCGAGCTGTTTGGCGAGATGGTGGGCAGGCAGCAGTTCCTGGCCAGGGTTCCGCACTACAAGGAGAACATCGAG GAAACGGATCCGTTGCtccctcgctcgctcgctcgctggcTAGCTGCAGAAAATAGATCGATTCTTTCCGACTCTCGGAAATGCTTCCCTTCTTCCTCTGGCAAACGGATGACTTCATCCCTTTTCCAGGAAACGGATCACTTCCTTCTACCTCCTGGGAATAGACCATTCTTTTTTCCCTCCCAGGAAACAGATGACCTCCTTTTTAATCATGGAGAGAGATCAGTTCCTCCTTCCTTTCCAGGTTTTGCAAGTCGCAA aagaagaagaagaagaagaagagagagagtCAGGGCCAAGGATGGCG AAAAGAGATCACTCCCTTCTTCCCTCACTGGAAAGCAACTCCTCGTCTTCCTTTTCCAGGCTAAATGGATCACTCGCTTCTTGGTCCAGGAAAAAGACCACTTTCTTGTTCCTCCTCgacaagagagagagaatggTCGCTTCTTCGTCCGGGAAACCGATCCCTTCTTTTGTTCCAACAGGAAACAGATGAGTTCCTCTCGACGAGGGGAATATTGa
- the kctd14 gene encoding BTB/POZ domain-containing protein KCTD14 isoform X6, with the protein MSQAGYKTVEEHSGRMSPRLALVHLNVGGERFCTSVGTLTKFPESKLAEWFSGPPKLPKDSQGHYFLDRDGEHFGAVLEFLRSERVPVCNIPQVHKESVRYNITALTKRLEESPELFGEMVGRQQFLARVPHYKENIEETDPLLPRSLARWLAAENRSILSDSRKCFPSSSGKRMTSSLFQETDHFLLPPGNRPFFFPSQETDDLLFNHGERSVPPSFPGFASRKF; encoded by the exons atgagcCAAGCCGGCTACAAAACCGTCGAGGAACATTCTGGACGAATGTCGCCA CGCTTGGCCCTGGTCCACTTAAACGTGGGCGGCGAAAGGTTCTGCACCAGCGTCGGCACGCTCACGAAGTTCCCCGAGTCCAAGCTGGCCGAATGGTTCAGCGGACCCCCGAAACTCCCCAAGGACTCGCAGGGACATTACTTCCTGGACCGCGACGGCGAACACTTTGGGGCCGTCCTGGAGTTCCTCAGGTCCGAGCGAGTGCCCGTCTGCAATATTCCGCAG GTTCACAAGGAGTCGGTGCGCTACAACATCACGGCGCTGACCAAGCGTTTGGAGGAGAGTCCCGAGCTGTTTGGCGAGATGGTGGGCAGGCAGCAGTTCCTGGCCAGGGTTCCGCACTACAAGGAGAACATCGAG GAAACGGATCCGTTGCtccctcgctcgctcgctcgctggcTAGCTGCAGAAAATAGATCGATTCTTTCCGACTCTCGGAAATGCTTCCCTTCTTCCTCTGGCAAACGGATGACTTCATCCCTTTTCCAGGAAACGGATCACTTCCTTCTACCTCCTGGGAATAGACCATTCTTTTTTCCCTCCCAGGAAACAGATGACCTCCTTTTTAATCATGGAGAGAGATCAGTTCCTCCTTCCTTTCCAGGTTTTGCAAGTCGCAA GTTCTGA
- the kctd14 gene encoding BTB/POZ domain-containing protein KCTD14 isoform X5, with amino-acid sequence MSQAGYKTVEEHSGRMSPRLALVHLNVGGERFCTSVGTLTKFPESKLAEWFSGPPKLPKDSQGHYFLDRDGEHFGAVLEFLRSERVPVCNIPQVHKESVRYNITALTKRLEESPELFGEMVGRQQFLARVPHYKENIEVLIRIARAEAVASRRSTIVICVLRTEEDLGCYDGAMSSLRADKDSVVTFGPWNAGPTAADLLDCVQKDIRSRGYTVHVRPHVVEKNFLARSYDFFHTLTFTWW; translated from the exons atgagcCAAGCCGGCTACAAAACCGTCGAGGAACATTCTGGACGAATGTCGCCA CGCTTGGCCCTGGTCCACTTAAACGTGGGCGGCGAAAGGTTCTGCACCAGCGTCGGCACGCTCACGAAGTTCCCCGAGTCCAAGCTGGCCGAATGGTTCAGCGGACCCCCGAAACTCCCCAAGGACTCGCAGGGACATTACTTCCTGGACCGCGACGGCGAACACTTTGGGGCCGTCCTGGAGTTCCTCAGGTCCGAGCGAGTGCCCGTCTGCAATATTCCGCAG GTTCACAAGGAGTCGGTGCGCTACAACATCACGGCGCTGACCAAGCGTTTGGAGGAGAGTCCCGAGCTGTTTGGCGAGATGGTGGGCAGGCAGCAGTTCCTGGCCAGGGTTCCGCACTACAAGGAGAACATCGAG GTTCTGATCCGCATCGCCCGTGCTGAGGCGGTGGCTTCCCGCCGCTCTACCATCGTCATCTGCGTTCTGCGGACGGAGGAGGACTTGGGTTGCTACGACGGCGCCATGAGCAGCCTGCGGGCCGACAAGGACTCGGTGGTGACGTTCGGACCGTGGAACGCGGGGCCCACGGCCGCCGACTTGCTGGACTGCGTGCAGAAGGACATCCGGAGTCGGGGCTACACGGTCCACGTGCGCCCTCACGTTGTGGAGAAGAACTTCCTGGCGCGGAGCTACGACTTTTTCCACACGCTCACCTTCACCTGGTGGTGA